The Borreliella mayonii genome has a segment encoding these proteins:
- a CDS encoding ABC transporter ATP-binding protein codes for MINVEKVTKMYGPFTALFNVSFKVDEGEVLGILGPNGAGKSTLIKILTSFHYPSKGNVKIFGKDIVEHSKEILQQIGYVPEKLALYPELSVKEYLKFISEIKGVKKFKKEIDRVISIFKLKEVEDKLISQLSKGFKQRVGIAGALINNPKLVILDEPTNGLDPNQIIEFKEFLKELTKESTILFSSHILSEVESICKRIIIINNGAIVADDTKENIIKNKLKEIEIELIVLKKSENEKNFFNSKNDIFTLIQLEEHEKDLNILLKLSQGKTEEDLFSYIVKNNIILKAMIPKHESLEKIFSKLTKEREK; via the coding sequence ATGATAAATGTAGAAAAAGTTACTAAAATGTATGGACCATTTACAGCACTATTTAATGTTAGCTTTAAGGTTGATGAAGGCGAAGTGCTTGGTATACTTGGCCCAAACGGAGCTGGAAAGTCCACATTGATCAAAATCTTAACATCATTTCATTATCCAAGCAAAGGTAATGTAAAAATTTTTGGAAAAGACATTGTAGAGCATTCAAAAGAAATACTACAACAAATAGGATATGTTCCTGAAAAACTAGCTCTTTATCCAGAGCTTTCTGTTAAGGAATATTTAAAGTTTATATCAGAAATAAAAGGTGTTAAAAAATTTAAAAAAGAAATTGACAGAGTAATAAGCATATTTAAATTAAAAGAAGTTGAAGATAAGCTGATTTCTCAACTTTCAAAAGGATTTAAACAAAGAGTAGGAATAGCTGGCGCTTTAATAAACAATCCCAAACTTGTAATACTTGATGAGCCAACAAACGGTCTTGATCCAAATCAAATAATTGAATTTAAAGAATTCTTAAAAGAGCTTACAAAAGAAAGTACAATATTATTTTCTTCACACATATTAAGCGAAGTAGAATCTATTTGCAAAAGAATAATTATTATTAACAACGGAGCAATTGTTGCTGATGACACAAAAGAAAATATTATTAAAAATAAACTTAAAGAAATTGAAATAGAATTAATAGTTCTAAAAAAATCTGAAAATGAAAAAAATTTTTTCAATAGCAAAAATGATATTTTTACATTAATACAACTTGAAGAACACGAAAAAGACTTAAATATTTTATTAAAACTATCTCAAGGCAAAACAGAAGAAGATCTCTTTAGCTACATAGTAAAAAATAATATAATCTTAAAAGCAATGATCCCAAAACATGAAAGCCTTGAAAAGATATTTAGCAAATTAACCAAGGAGAGAGAAAAATGA
- a CDS encoding ribonuclease Z, with protein sequence MGFNINIIGTGGTRPLHNRYLSSILIEYNGDNFLFDCGEGTQMSLRKQKISWQKIKMICITHLHADHITGLLGIVMLMSQSGETRKDPLIIAGPVGIKNYTKTNIDMLKIYKNYEIIYKEIIIDKTEKIIYEDKTKKIEYTKLKHSIECVGYLFIEKDKPGKFNTEKAEELNIPKGPIRKALQDGKEILVNGKIIKPSEILGKSKKGLKVAYITDTGYFKELIQQIKNFNLVIIESTFKNELKKEADKKLHLTAGGAANIVKQAKVLQTGLIHFSERYTLRKDLENLLKEAKLEYPDGEIFLTRDGMILEANKNNFIIK encoded by the coding sequence TTGGGATTTAATATTAACATTATAGGAACTGGAGGAACAAGACCGCTCCATAATAGATATTTGTCGTCTATACTAATAGAATACAATGGAGATAATTTTTTATTCGATTGTGGAGAAGGAACTCAAATGTCTTTAAGAAAACAAAAAATATCTTGGCAAAAAATAAAAATGATTTGTATTACACACTTACATGCTGATCACATCACAGGGCTACTTGGAATAGTGATGCTAATGTCACAAAGCGGAGAAACAAGAAAAGACCCATTAATAATCGCTGGACCTGTTGGAATAAAAAACTATACAAAAACTAATATAGATATGCTTAAAATATATAAAAACTATGAAATAATTTATAAAGAAATAATAATAGATAAAACCGAAAAAATAATATATGAAGATAAAACAAAAAAAATTGAATACACCAAACTAAAACATTCAATAGAATGTGTTGGATATTTATTTATAGAAAAAGATAAACCTGGCAAATTCAATACAGAAAAAGCAGAAGAGTTAAATATTCCTAAAGGACCTATTAGAAAAGCCTTACAAGATGGAAAAGAAATATTGGTAAACGGGAAAATTATAAAGCCATCAGAAATACTTGGAAAATCTAAAAAAGGACTAAAAGTTGCATACATTACAGATACTGGTTATTTTAAGGAACTCATACAGCAAATCAAAAATTTTAACCTTGTAATAATTGAGAGCACATTTAAAAATGAGCTTAAAAAGGAAGCAGATAAAAAACTTCACTTAACAGCTGGTGGGGCTGCAAATATTGTCAAGCAAGCAAAAGTTTTACAAACAGGGCTTATTCATTTTAGCGAAAGATATACATTAAGAAAAGATCTTGAAAACTTACTAAAGGAGGCAAAATTGGAATATCCCGATGGAGAAATTTTTTTAACAAGAGATGGAATGATACTTGAAGCAAATAAAAATAACTTTATTATTAAATAG
- a CDS encoding NAD(P)/FAD-dependent oxidoreductase, whose product MNHEFAVIGGGIAGSTVTYELLKRNKKVILFDDEDTKATIVAGGLINPIMGRKMNIAWKESHIFEFAKTYYQEIEKTTKSNFFIEKNIFRPFTTKNQKNELIDKLENDKNIKNFILKIQDGKIYNFSNDSNGGMLIKGAKINTKIYIKNIKKYLIKTKSYINKNIDENKIKLGESFFKIEDFKFEKLIFAKGYKEKLKGFFSYLPFEPAKGEIIILECKKLNFKEVYNRHVSLIHLKDNIFYLGGTYEWNTWNTLTNEWAKLELLEKFKKITNLKCKVIGQKAHIRPSTLDREPFLGEHPKYKNIFILNGFGTRGISMAPYLSNLLVNNIEKIDKIPNHYNIKRYEKYHNILDNS is encoded by the coding sequence ATGAACCATGAATTTGCGGTTATTGGGGGAGGAATAGCAGGAAGTACTGTTACTTACGAACTGCTTAAAAGAAATAAAAAAGTAATTCTTTTTGATGATGAAGATACAAAAGCAACAATAGTAGCAGGCGGACTTATTAATCCTATTATGGGTAGAAAAATGAACATTGCCTGGAAAGAATCACATATTTTTGAGTTTGCAAAAACCTACTATCAAGAAATTGAAAAAACCACTAAATCCAACTTTTTTATAGAAAAAAATATCTTTAGACCCTTTACTACTAAAAATCAAAAAAATGAACTGATTGATAAACTTGAAAATGATAAAAACATTAAAAACTTTATTTTAAAAATACAAGATGGAAAAATTTACAATTTCTCAAATGACTCTAACGGCGGAATGCTAATAAAAGGCGCAAAGATTAATACAAAAATCTATATAAAAAATATTAAAAAATATTTAATCAAAACAAAATCATATATAAACAAAAATATAGACGAAAATAAAATTAAACTTGGAGAAAGTTTTTTCAAAATAGAAGATTTCAAATTTGAAAAATTAATATTTGCAAAAGGATATAAAGAAAAACTCAAAGGATTTTTTTCTTATCTCCCATTTGAGCCTGCAAAAGGCGAAATCATTATATTAGAATGCAAAAAATTAAATTTTAAAGAAGTTTACAATAGACACGTATCTTTAATTCACCTAAAAGACAATATATTTTACCTTGGAGGCACTTACGAATGGAATACTTGGAATACACTTACAAACGAATGGGCAAAATTAGAATTATTGGAAAAATTTAAAAAAATAACAAATCTAAAATGCAAAGTTATTGGTCAAAAAGCACACATAAGGCCTTCAACGCTTGACAGAGAGCCTTTCTTAGGAGAACACCCTAAGTATAAAAATATCTTCATATTAAATGGTTTTGGAACAAGAGGTATATCGATGGCACCATACTTGTCTAATTTATTGGTTAATAATATTGAGAAAATTGACAAAATTCCAAATCATTATAATATTAAAAGATATGAAAAATATCATAATATTTTGGATAATTCTTAA
- a CDS encoding ATP-dependent Clp protease proteolytic subunit, producing the protein MTEKEYNDAYISHDKSLKLVLKSRSIVIAGEITKDVSRLFQEKILLLEALDFKKPIFVYIDSEGGDIDAGFAIFNMIRFVKPKVFTVGVGLVASAAALIFLAAKLENRFSLPFARYLLHQPLSGFKGVATDIEIYTNELNKVKKELNNIISKETGQKISKIEKDTDRDFWLDSGAAKKYGLVFEVVETKCQLEKFISA; encoded by the coding sequence ATGACCGAGAAAGAATATAATGATGCTTATATTTCGCATGATAAATCATTGAAATTGGTTTTAAAGAGCAGATCAATAGTTATTGCTGGTGAGATTACTAAGGATGTTTCTAGGCTTTTTCAGGAAAAAATATTATTGTTAGAGGCTTTAGATTTTAAAAAGCCCATATTTGTGTACATTGATTCAGAAGGGGGAGATATTGATGCTGGATTTGCTATTTTTAATATGATTCGTTTTGTTAAGCCTAAAGTTTTTACAGTTGGAGTAGGGCTTGTTGCTAGTGCTGCTGCTTTAATTTTTTTGGCTGCAAAATTAGAAAATAGATTTTCACTACCTTTTGCCAGGTATTTGTTGCACCAACCCTTGAGTGGATTTAAAGGAGTTGCTACAGATATTGAGATTTACACTAATGAGTTAAATAAAGTTAAAAAAGAACTTAATAATATTATTTCAAAAGAAACAGGTCAAAAGATTTCTAAAATAGAAAAGGATACTGATAGAGATTTTTGGTTAGACAGTGGCGCTGCAAAAAAGTATGGACTTGTATTTGAAGTTGTTGAGACAAAATGTCAGCTTGAAAAGTTTATTTCTGCTTAG